CCAATATTTACCATCGGCTCTATGGCAATAACCATTCCTTTTTTTAATTCTATTTTTCCAAAATGATTTTCAATATAATTAGGTATCATTGGCTCTTCATGCACTGCTTTGCCAACACCGTGCCCAGTCAAACTCCTTACAACGGAAAAATTATGTTGTTCAGCATAATTTTGTATAGCTCTTTCAATATCAACTATTTTATTTCCTGGTTTTATCTGTTTAATTCCTAATTCTAAAGATTTTTTAGTAACTTCAATTAATTTTTTTACTTGCTCTGGAATTTTTCCTATACCAACTGTTTTTGACATATCAGTATAAAGCCCATTATTAGCTGGATAACGCATCCCAATATCAAAATCAACAATATCTCCTTCAACTAATTTTATATCTCTTGTCCCATCGCCATGAACAACTTCTTCGTTAATGGAAATGCACATTGTTGAAGGAAAAGGAGGATCGCTTTTTTTCTGTTTATAATTCTTAAAAGACGGAACGCCATTATTTTGCAAAATCATTTTCTCAGCCATTTGATCCAAATCTCTAATATTCACTCCTGGTTTTGCTTTTTTAATAACTTGATCTAAAATATTTGCTAAAATTTTTCCGCCTTCG
The sequence above is a segment of the Patescibacteria group bacterium genome. Coding sequences within it:
- the map gene encoding type I methionyl aminopeptidase, whose translation is MIIIKTDNEINIIREGGKILANILDQVIKKAKPGVNIRDLDQMAEKMILQNNGVPSFKNYKQKKSDPPFPSTMCISINEEVVHGDGTRDIKLVEGDIVDFDIGMRYPANNGLYTDMSKTVGIGKIPEQVKKLIEVTKKSLELGIKQIKPGNKIVDIERAIQNYAEQHNFSVVRSLTGHGVGKAVHEEPMIPNYIENHFGKIELKKGMVIAIEPMVNIGGYEVKFFPNEWAVVTADKSLSAHFEHTIAVVENGYQILTI